One Fusarium oxysporum f. sp. lycopersici 4287 chromosome 8, whole genome shotgun sequence genomic region harbors:
- a CDS encoding hypothetical protein (At least one base has a quality score < 10): MLQSALAEQQKLKMETAHHKLQYNLLSIQADDDAKRAAVEHEMMRREVDALRNAEFTRMARKEFDQPSEALQTKYLQMKTRYEAMLQENEILQRRVQTAKKVIKQSEDESIALHEERDMLLRRIRENREHMQMLCRPGGIFHGVLTPKQKVAVVTQGYRNSQQQQTSRSQGEHGLSALLQAMSQDNNSAPSTPMHSHRPAPRVGKHNRNSQSMSSLPTTPMNRPVGTNVGLLPSVDLVPHSEPHRYSQRQFIPTTPVAKTDRRRRSRESTISADDNEELARQALESVAAAQSFTSQSRNQNDQDGEVFDSQASQAAAEMLRRDPRQSFEVAETLKNTPGPMEKTVRMQERLLSHRNGDSDKRKFSGNHSSTGEIRLDQASPAKKSKVVEPMADGQDKLGLGIQYRQ, translated from the coding sequence ATGCTTCAGTCGGCTCTAGCAGAGCAACAAAAGCTCAAGATGGAGACAGCTCATCATAAGTTACAGTATAACTTATTGTCTATCCAGGCCGACGACGATGCCAAGCGTGCTGCTGTGGAACACGAGATGATGCGTCGCGAGGTAGACGCGCTGCGAAATGCAGAATTCACCCGAATGGCTAGAAAAGAATTTGATCAGCCGTCCGAGGCATTACAAACAAAGTATTTACAGATGAAGACGCGGTATGAGGCCATGCTACAAGAGAATGAGATCCTCCAACGCCGGGTCCAGACTGCTAAGAAGGTCATCAAGCAAAGCGAGGATGAAAGCATTGCTCTTCATGAGGAGCGAGATATGTTGCTGAGACGAATACGCGAGAACAGAGAGCATATGCAGATGCTCTGTAGACCTGGGGGTATATTTCACGGAGTCTTGACACCCAAACAGAAAGTCGCTGTCGTGACACAAGGGTACAGAAActctcagcaacagcagacATCTAGGTCACAAGGGGAGCATGGTCTCTCGGCTTTGTTGCAGGCTATGAGCCAGGATAACAACAGCGCACCTTCGACACCGATGCATTCTCATCGCCCTGCGCCACGCGTCGGAAAACACAACCGCAACTCGCAATCCATGTCGTCTCTGCCCACGACGCCTATGAACCGGCCGGTGGGTACAAATGTTGGGCTTCTTCCATCGGTGGATCTGGTACCTCACTCGGAGCCTCATCGATACTCCCAGAGACAGTTCATTCCTACGACACCTGTGGCCAAGACTGACCGCCGCCGTAGGAGTCGAGAGAGCACTATTTCAGCAGACGATAATGAGGAGCTAGCCAGGCAGGCGCTTGAGTCGGTTGCCGCAGCTCAGTCGTTTACATCACAGTCACGAAACCAAAACGACCAGGATGGAGAGGTGTTTGATAGCCAGGCTAGTCAAGCTGCTGCAGAGATGCTGCGGCGAGATCCGCGGCAGAGCTTTGAGGTAGCCGAAACCTTGAAGAACACACCAGGACCAATGGAGAAAACAGTTCGCATGCAGGAGAGACTACTTTCCCATCGAAATGGAGATAGCGACAAGCGAAAATTCAGCGGCAACCATTCATCTACCGGGGAGATACGACTCGATCAAGCAAGTCCAGCGAAGAAGTCCAAAGTGGTTGAACCAATGGCAGATGGGCAAGACAAGCTAGGACTGGGGATTCAGTATAGACAGTGA
- a CDS encoding acetyl-CoA acyltransferase — protein sequence MSVRLHKGLQGVLAKSPSDTVILSAVRTPICRSYKGQLKDAYPEELLASVLKATLKAHPEAPVDDVAVGVVLSELGGSKAARMALNHVGFKNTTSLYTVNRACSSSLQAIAAVSAQIQTGMIDTGIAAGMESMTRNYGSRAIPVDVWPELKTSPNRHAQDCIMPMGLTSENVAERYGVSRADQDAMAVESHRRAARARKEGRFAEEIVPVETRFQEVDKQGNKVGEEQRITVTADDGIREGVSIEALAKLKPAFKPDGASTAGNSSQVSDGAAATLLMRRSTATALGLQDRIIGKFVSAVTVGCDPDEMGIGPALAIPKLLDQVGLKTEDVSRWEINEAFASQALHCVRELGLEDAWAKEKVNPDGGAIALGHPLGATGARMTSTLLHGLKRDGGEVGVVSMCVGTGMGMAGLYVRE from the coding sequence ATGTCGGTCCGTCTTCACAAAGGCCTTCAAGGCGTCCTCGCCAAATCCCCTTCCGACACCGTAATCCTCTCCGCCGTCCGCACTCCCATTTGCCGCTCCTACAAGGGCCAGCTCAAAGACGCATACCCCGAGGAACTCCTCGCTAGCGTCCTCAAAGCCACTCTCAAAGCACACCCCGAAGCCCCCGTCGACGATGTAGCAGTCGGCGTGGTGCTCTCCGAGCTCGGCGGTTCCAAAGCGGCGCGCATGGCTCTCAACCACGTCGGCTTCAAGAACACCACTAGCTTGTACACTGTGAACCGCGCGTGCTCTAGTTCGCTGCAGGCCATCGCTGCTGTGTCGGCGCAGATCCAGACGGGCATGATCGATACGGGTATCGCAGCTGGTATGGAGAGCATGACGAGAAATTACGGAAGCAGAGCTATCCCTGTGGATGTGTGGCCGGAGCTGAAGACCTCGCCTAATCGTCATGCGCAGGATTGTATTATGCCTATGGGTTTGACGTCTGAGAACGTTGCGGAGCGATATGGTGTTTCGAGAGCGGATCAAGACGCTATGGCTGTTGAGTCTCACCGTCGTGCTGCGCGTGCGAGAAAGGAGGGCCGTTTTGCGGAGGAGATTGTACCCGTTGAGACAAGATTCCAGGAGGTTGATAAGCAAGGTAACAAGGTTGGCGAGGAGCAGCGCATCACTGTTACTGCTGATGATGGTATTCGTGAGGGCGTTTCCATTGAGGCTTTGGCTAAGCTCAAGCCTGCTTTCAAGCCCGACGGTGCTTCAACAGCTGGAAACTCGAGTCAAGTCTCCGACGGTGCTGCCGCTACCCTCCTCATGCGCCGAAGCACAGCTACCGCCCTCGGTCTCCAAGACCGCATCATCGGAAAATTCGTCTCAGCCGTCACAGTCGGCTGCGATCCCGATGAGATGGGTATCGGCCCCGCCCTCGCTATCCCCAAGCTCCTTGACCAGGTCGGTCTCAAGACGGAGGATGTGTCACGGTGGGAGATCAACGAGGCGTTTGCGAGCCAAGCGCTGCACTGTGTGAGGGAGTTGGGACTCGAGGATGCGTGGGCGAAGGAGAAGGTCAACCCTGACGGAGGCGCTATTGCGCTGGGACATCCTCTTGGAGCTACTGGTGCGAGAATGACGAGTACGCTTTTGCATGGACTTAAGAGGGATGGTGGTGAGGTTGGTGTTGTGAGTATGTGTGTTGGTACGGGTATGGGTATGGCTGGGTTGTATGTTCGGGAGTAG
- a CDS encoding hypothetical protein (At least one base has a quality score < 10), whose amino-acid sequence MTSPIEATQALQTLQGDTIIVKHPRERLNPTTPQPQEAGPQDPAAVTLPSTEIPNSPIDLNESFRTEINEDRPAVTVIPSSLTPPPSTQVNSHASQAGPGPSKRKFSGSQQSSTLFSPPATVPNNIRERPVITEFLPPAPHQVLEASADELRVMLQSALAEQQKLKMETAHHKLQYNLLSIQADDDAKRAAVEHEMMRREVDALRNAEFTRMARKEFDQPSEALQTKYLQMKTRYEAMLQENEILQRRVQTAKKVIKQSEDESIALHEERDMLLRRIRENREHMQMLCRPGGIFHGVLTPKQKVAVVTQGYRNSQQQQTSRSQGEHGLSALLQAMSQDNNSAPSTPMHSHRPAPRVGKHNRNSQSMSSLPTTPMNRPVGTNVGLLPSVDLVPHSEPHRYSQRQFIPTTPVAKTDRRRRSRESTISADDNEELARQALESVAAAQSFTSQSRNQNDQDGEVFDSQASQAAAEMLRRDPRQSFEVAETLKNTPGPMEKTVRMQERLLSHRNGDSDKRKFSGNHSSTGEIRLDQASPAKKSKVVEPMADGQDKLGLGIQYRQ is encoded by the coding sequence ATGACTTCTCCTATTGAAGCCACACAGGCTTTGCAAACCTTGCAGGGCGATACAATTATTGTTAAACATCCTCGAGAGCGACTGAACCCCACGACACCTCAACCCCAAGAAGCAGGACCCCAAGATCCAGCTGCGGTGACATTACCTTCGACAGAGATTCCAAATTCGCCCATCGATCTAAACGAATCCTTTAGAACCGAGATCAACGAGGATCGACCGGCCGTCACGGTTATCCCATCGTCACTTACACCGCCCCCCTCGACCCAGGTTAACAGCCATGCCAGTCAAGCTGGTCCCGGTCCCTCCAAACGAAAGTTCTCTGGCTCCCAGCAGTCATCGACACTCTTCTCCCCGCCAGCTACCGTACCCAATAACATACGCGAACGTCCTGTGATAACGGAATTCCTCCCTCCCGCTCCGCATCAGGTCCTCGAGGCGTCCGCCGACGAGCTGCGCGTCATGCTTCAGTCGGCTCTAGCAGAGCAACAAAAGCTCAAGATGGAGACAGCTCATCATAAGTTACAGTATAACTTATTGTCTATCCAGGCCGACGACGATGCCAAGCGTGCTGCTGTGGAACACGAGATGATGCGTCGCGAGGTAGACGCGCTGCGAAATGCAGAATTCACCCGAATGGCTAGAAAAGAATTTGATCAGCCGTCCGAGGCATTACAAACAAAGTATTTACAGATGAAGACGCGGTATGAGGCCATGCTACAAGAGAATGAGATCCTCCAACGCCGGGTCCAGACTGCTAAGAAGGTCATCAAGCAAAGCGAGGATGAAAGCATTGCTCTTCATGAGGAGCGAGATATGTTGCTGAGACGAATACGCGAGAACAGAGAGCATATGCAGATGCTCTGTAGACCTGGGGGTATATTTCACGGAGTCTTGACACCCAAACAGAAAGTCGCTGTCGTGACACAAGGGTACAGAAActctcagcaacagcagacATCTAGGTCACAAGGGGAGCATGGTCTCTCGGCTTTGTTGCAGGCTATGAGCCAGGATAACAACAGCGCACCTTCGACACCGATGCATTCTCATCGCCCTGCGCCACGCGTCGGAAAACACAACCGCAACTCGCAATCCATGTCGTCTCTGCCCACGACGCCTATGAACCGGCCGGTGGGTACAAATGTTGGGCTTCTTCCATCGGTGGATCTGGTACCTCACTCGGAGCCTCATCGATACTCCCAGAGACAGTTCATTCCTACGACACCTGTGGCCAAGACTGACCGCCGCCGTAGGAGTCGAGAGAGCACTATTTCAGCAGACGATAATGAGGAGCTAGCCAGGCAGGCGCTTGAGTCGGTTGCCGCAGCTCAGTCGTTTACATCACAGTCACGAAACCAAAACGACCAGGATGGAGAGGTGTTTGATAGCCAGGCTAGTCAAGCTGCTGCAGAGATGCTGCGGCGAGATCCGCGGCAGAGCTTTGAGGTAGCCGAAACCTTGAAGAACACACCAGGACCAATGGAGAAAACAGTTCGCATGCAGGAGAGACTACTTTCCCATCGAAATGGAGATAGCGACAAGCGAAAATTCAGCGGCAACCATTCATCTACCGGGGAGATACGACTCGATCAAGCAAGTCCAGCGAAGAAGTCCAAAGTGGTTGAACCAATGGCAGATGGGCAAGACAAGCTAGGACTGGGGATTCAGTATAGACAGTGA